In Sulfurospirillum tamanense, the following proteins share a genomic window:
- a CDS encoding HD-GYP domain-containing protein — protein MIKVKKIFLNHGFTPIDSSVFEENTPIGFDCYIQRFHGFVVLVESGTLLSGTIYKKLTRAKAKIYVENKQFKQYKQYCLAHVKNPNVHIIPSLDEALHRTQAVLVAPNLVATEQLKAIYTNAKHLLGAWLRENNEKQLPVQMLLALAEALVEVVNAQKTTLSSFNIFLDEAHSLPAHLTKVAFFVSIIAGRIGLDLTDQRDLVFAAFVHDIGQTALDETLLQKPGALSEEEFRRIQTHPKESVSLLRKHKVRTRSVIQAVQEHHERLDGSGYPYRLKQETLSQFGKILAVCDVFDALITTKPYRPAYSTFNALRLIQSEYKNKLDVRYVKLLIKHLQ, from the coding sequence GTGATCAAAGTAAAGAAAATTTTTCTCAATCATGGCTTTACGCCGATTGATTCGAGTGTCTTTGAAGAAAATACCCCCATTGGTTTTGACTGTTACATTCAACGCTTTCATGGTTTTGTTGTTTTGGTGGAGAGTGGCACCTTGCTTAGTGGCACCATTTACAAAAAGCTCACGCGCGCCAAAGCCAAAATCTATGTAGAAAATAAGCAGTTCAAACAGTATAAGCAGTATTGCCTTGCCCATGTTAAAAATCCAAACGTGCACATTATCCCTAGTTTAGACGAAGCACTTCATCGTACTCAAGCAGTGTTGGTCGCGCCAAATCTTGTTGCAACCGAGCAACTCAAGGCTATCTACACCAACGCTAAACATCTTTTGGGCGCATGGCTTAGGGAAAATAATGAAAAACAGTTGCCTGTGCAAATGCTTTTGGCTTTAGCAGAAGCCCTTGTGGAGGTTGTCAATGCCCAAAAAACAACCCTTTCTTCCTTTAATATCTTTCTTGATGAGGCACACTCCTTGCCTGCCCATTTAACCAAAGTAGCCTTTTTTGTCTCTATCATCGCTGGGCGTATTGGGCTTGATTTGACCGATCAGCGTGATCTTGTGTTTGCGGCATTTGTACATGATATTGGGCAAACGGCACTGGATGAAACACTGCTCCAAAAGCCTGGCGCCCTGAGTGAAGAGGAGTTTCGACGCATTCAAACACACCCTAAAGAGAGTGTATCGCTGTTGCGAAAACATAAAGTACGCACCCGCTCTGTGATTCAAGCCGTCCAAGAACATCATGAGCGGTTGGATGGAAGCGGGTATCCGTATCGTTTAAAACAAGAGACACTTAGTCAATTTGGAAAGATTTTGGCAGTGTGCGATGTGTTTGATGCACTGATTACCACAAAGCCTTACCGTCCTGCTTACAGCACGTTTAATGCCCTTCGTCTCATTCAAAGCGAGTATAAAAACAAGCTCGACGTGCGCTATGTCAAGCTTCTTATTAAGCATTTGCAATAA